The genomic interval CCTCGTCCGCGCGAACTGCAAGTCCCGCGCGAAGCGGCGGACATGGGGATCGATGCGGGCGACGAGCTCGGCGAATTCCGGCGCGCGGGTCGGCAAATCGTCGAGCGAGGCATAGGAGGTATAGCCGCGATAGCCATGCGCCTTGGCCCAGCGCCGCCCCGCCAGGTCGTCGCGCGCGATGGCGAGGCAGACGCGCGCCAGCGCCGCATTGGCGGCGGCCGGCAATTGCGCCTTGTAGATCTGGGTCGCGAAATAAGCCTTCGCCATTCAGAGTGCCGGAAAGAACAGGGCGCCGAGCAGCAGGAGGATCGCCAGCAGCGAGACCAGCCACACCAGCGTCCGCAGTCCCGGCACGCCGAAGCCGTAGAGCGGCAGATAGACGATGCGCGTCGCCAGATAGATCTCGCTCCCCCACACCGTCGCCCAATTGTGCCGTGCCGTCAGCGCCAGGAGGATCACGATCGTCGCGAAAAACGGAAACGTCTCCATGAAATTGCGCGCGGCGCGCTCCAGCCTGCCGGCGACCGGTCCGACCGGCGGCGGCGGTTCGTCCCGCGCCCCGACATTCCATTTGAGCCCGCGCTGGCCGTTGCCGGTGCGCGCGGCGACCAGAAGCTGGAACAGCCCCAGCGCCACCGCGAGCGCCAGCACGGTGAATTCCGTACCGAGCCCGCCGAGCGAGAATTCGTAAACCGGCAGATTGTGAAGAAATTGCATGATGCCCCCCGTTTGGGGGCGAGCGTAACCCGTCATCGGCCCTTCCTCCATGGCGGGAACCACAACGGTTACATTTGCGCCATGATCGCGCCGGGCGCGGTCAAGTTCCACTCCTTAGTGGTTCGTTGACATGGTTTGTGCGATCCTCGCCCGGTCGTCGAAGGGGATTGTCCGATGCGCGTTCTGTTTCCGCTTGCCGCCGTGGGTTTGTTGGGTTTCGCGCTGTCCGGCTGCATCGCCTACGATGTCGCGAGCGCCGGCGTCGGCGTGGCCACCACCGTGGTGAGCACGACCGCCCACGTCGCCGGCAGCGTCGTGCGGGGCGCGGCCGACACCGTCGGCGGCGATTCCGATGACGACGACGATTCCAGCCACCATCATCGCCACCACCACAGCGATGACGACGACGACGACAAGTAAGCCGTAAGCCAATTTCGTCTTTGCGAGACGATTTCCAGACTGTCATTCCCGCGTAGGCGGGAATCCAGTCTTGGCGGATTGTCCGGTCCGTGGATGCCCGACTTCGCGGGCATCACAACGTGTTTCGGCCAAAGGCCGCTGCGCGTCAGAAATTGTCCTTCCGCTTGCGCATCTCGGCGAAGACGTCGACGTCGCTCGCATGGATCAGGCCGAGCGAATGGCGGATCTCGGCCGAACCCGGCCGCAGGAAGGGATTGGTCAGCTTCTCGAGCCCGATGGTCGACGGGATGGTCGGGGCTCCCTTGGCGCGCAGGACCTCGACCTCGCGCTGGCGCTGCGCCAGCGTCGCGTTCCCCGGCTCGAGCGTCAGGGCGAAACGGCCGTTGCTCAGCGTGTATTCGTGGCCGCAATAGACCCGCGTCGCGTCGGGCAGCGTCATCAGCTTGGACAGGCTCGCCCACATCATCGCGGGCGTGCCCTCGAACAGCCGCCCGCATCCCATCGCGAACAGCGTGTCGCCGGTGAACACCGCGTCGTCGAACACGAAGGCGATATGGGCCCTGGTATGCGCCGGGATCTCCAGCACCGGCACGCTGCGCGCGCCGAAGGTCCAGGGCGCGTCTTCGCCCACGCCCTCGTCGATGCCGGGGATGCGTTCGCGGTCCTTCTCCGGCCCCACCACCTTGGCGCCGAATTGCTCCTTGAGCGGAAGGTTCCCGCCCGTGTGGTCGAAATGATGATGGGTGTTCAGGATATGGGTCAGCGCCCAGCCATGCCGCGACAGCCCCTGGCGCACCGGCTCGGGCTCGGACGGATCGACCACCGCCGTCAGCTTCGCATCCGCGTCATGGACCAGATAGGCGTAATTGTCCTTCAGGCACGGAACGAGTTCGATCTCAAGCGCGGCCATATTGTTGTCCTTTTGCGCGAATAGGGACCCTAACAGCGGGCCTGCGCGCGTTGAACCGGACGCGGCGTCGCGCTAGGCAATGAGCATGCAACTTGATGCCGCAGACTTGGCGGATTTCTACGAGGCGCCGCTGGGCCTTTTGACGCGGCGCATCATCGCCCGCCAGATGCGTGTCCTGTGGCCCTCGGCCAGGGGCACCTGCCTGCTTGGCTACGGTTTCGCCGTGCCTTATTTGAGGCAGTTCCAGGCGGAGGCGGAGCGTGTCGTCGCGCTCATGCCGGCGCAGCAGGGCGTCGTCGCCTGGCCCCCTGCCCGTTCCTTGACCGCGCTCGGCGACGAGGCGGCGCTGCCCTTTCCCGATGCCTTCTTCGACCGCATCCTCGTCGTGCACGGCCTGGAAGGCGCGGACGGCGCGCGTCCCTTGCTACGCCAGCTCTGGCGCGTGCTGGCGCCGGAAGGCCGCCTGCTGCTGGTCGCGCCCAACCGCACCAGCCTGTGGGCCCAGCTCGACCGCTCGCCCTTCGGCATCGGCCGGCCCTTCAGCCGCGGCGAGCTCGACCGTCTGCTGCGCGGCGCCCTGTTCGAACCGCTGGCCTGGGATCGCGCGCTCTACATGCCGCCGTTCCGCGGCCGCCGCCTGGTGCGCACCGGGCTCGGATGGGACCGCGTGCTCAAGCGGATCGCGCCGGGCATCGCGGGCGTGCATCTGGTCGAGGCCGGCAAGACATTCTACGGCGCTGCGCCCGTGCGGGTCGGCAAGACGGTTTCGCAATGGTCGCCCGCGCGCGAGGTGCAGGCCACGATGCGCACCGATCGTTAACGAATCGCGGCAACGATGACATCGCCGTCACGATGCAATCCGCTAGTTTGAACCGCATCCGATTTTCGCGCATCGGGCATGCGCTTCAGCGAATGCTGCGCGCAAAGCCCGTTTGCCGCGGAAGAAACGCGCGCCGCCGCGCGAGCGTAATAGGAACGTCATCACTCTGACGGATGCGTGATCGTCCCCCTCTTACATTCGTCATGCTCCTCCCCCAAATGCACCTCACCGGCCGAGTGCCGGTTCAAATAGGAGGATGCGATGAATCTCACGAAATATGTGGTCTCGGCCGCCGTGCTGTCGGTGATGCTGGGGACCGCCGCCGCCGCGCAGACCGACGAGCCGAATACGGTCTTCGGCTGCCTGCACATGCAGAAGAAGGTGTCGGCCGCTCTCGACGCCAACCAGCAGTCGCCGAACTATGCCAAGGCCCAGAGCCAGGCCCGGGGCGCGGCGGGCTTCTGCAACCAAGGCCTCTATAAGTATGGCGTGAACGGCTATTCCAAGGTGCTCGAACTTCTCGGCGCCGGCTGACGTCGGACGTTCGCCCTCCCCTTGAGGGGTTCGTAGCGTCAGCGTACGAACGCGAAGCGCAGCAGGGATTTTGCGAAGCAAATTTCGGGGAGGGGTCGGCCCCGCGCCCCCTCCCCGAAAAATCTTCGCTCCGCTCCGATTTTTCGGCCCTGCCCACAAGGGGACGGTCGACCCTCAGTCCTTTTTCAAAAGAAAGATCGCGCCGTCGGCCAGGATGTTCGGGCCCCAGGATTCCGCCCGCATCGCGCTCGACCGGCCTTTCTCATCCAGCGCCAGCGCGCGCTCGATCTTCGCCCCCATCTCCCGCGCCAGCCCGAGGAAATCGGCGATGGTGCACAGATGGATGTTCGGCGTGTCGTACCAGGAATAGCTCAGCGCGCGCGTCCGCGGCATGCGGCCATGCGCGAGAAGCGACGCGCGCACGCGCCAATGGCCGAAATTCGGCAGCGAGATGACGGTGCGCCGTCCGATCCGCAACAGATGTCCCAGCACGTCCTTCGGATTGCGCGTCGCCTGGATGGTCTGGCTGAGGATCGCCACGTCGAACGCGCCGGAAGGATATTCGCCGAGATCGGTGTCGGCATCGCCCTGCATCACCGGCAGGCCGCGCGCCACGCAGGCATTCACGTTCTGCTGCGACAGCTCGATGCCGCGGCCGTCGACGCCCTTGGTGGTCGACAGCACCTCGAGCAGCGCGCCGTCGCCGCAGCCGACGTCCAGCACGCGGGCGTTCCGGGGGATCATCTCCGCGATCGCCGCCAGGTCGGGGCGGAGCGCCGCCGTCATGCGCCCACCGACTGGGCGACGGAATTCAGGAAGCCGCGGATGGTCGCGAACATCTCCGGCTCGTCGAGCAGGAAGGCGTCGTGGCCGCGGTCGGTCGCGATCTCCACGAAGCTGACGGTGGCGGCGCTGGCGTTCAGCGCATGCGCGACATGCTTGTTCTCCGCGGTGGGAAACAGCCAGTCGCTGGTGAAGGAGACGATGAGAAAGCGCGCCTTGGCGCCGGCGAAGGCCTGCGCCAGCACGCCGCCGCGCTCGGCCGCGAGGTCGAAATAATCCATCGCGCGCGTGATGTAGAGATAGGAATTGGCGTCGAAGCGGTCGACGAAGGCGATGCCTTGATGGCGCAGATAGGATTCGATCTGGAAGTCCGGCCCGAAGCCGAAGGAAATCTGCTCGCGGTCCTGCAATTCGCGGCCGAATTTGCGCTGCAGCGCGGCTTCCGACAGATAGGTGATGTGCGCCGCCATGCGTGCAACCGCGAGGCCCTTCGACGGTTGCACGCCGTGCAATTGATAGGTGCCGTTCTTCCAGTCCGGATCGGCCATGATCGCCTGGCGGCCGACCTCGTGGAAGGCGATGTTCTGCGCCGAATGGCGCGCCGCGCAGGCGATCGGCACGGCGGAGAGGACGCGGTCCGGAAAGTCCGCCGCCCATTGCAGCACCTGCATGCCGCCCATCGAGCCGCCGATCACGCTGAGCACTTTCTCGATGCCGAGCGCATCGAGCAGCATGGCCTGCGCCCGCACCATGTCGCGGATGGTGACCAGCGGGAAGTCGAGGCCGTAGGGCCGCCCCGTCGCCGCGGCGATCTCGGCCGGGCCGGTCGTGCCCATGCAGCCGCCCAGCACGTTGGAGCAGATCACGAAGAACCTGTCGGTATCGATCGGCTTGCCTGGCCCCACCATCGTGTCCCACCAGCCCTGCTTGCCGGTGACGGGATGGGCGGAGGCGGCGAACTGGTCCCCGGTAAGCGCATGGCAGACCAAGACGGCGTTCGATTTGTCCGCATTCAGTGTGCCATAGGTCATGTACGCCACGGTCAGGGGCGCGATCGTCCTGCCGCAATCGAGCATAAGCGGCGCGTCGAAGGTGATCGCATGGCCGATATCGGCGTCGGTGTCGGCCACCGGACGCAGGAATTTCGGATTGCCGACTCCCGCCATTCGCCTCTCTTTTCCGCAGTTGCCCTGACCTAGGGGCGGTTTTGCTAAGGCCAGCGGCCGGCGGTGTCAAACCGGCGCTTTGATTTTGCGCGGCGCCGCCCTTATCAATACCGCCCCTTCGGCCATCCGGCGGGGCGTTTCTTGAAAAACAAGGATAAATACGAATTTCACCGATGCCGCCGCGCAAGACATCATCCGCCGATCTGCCCGCCAAGCTGGATGCCCTGGACGACAAGATCCACGACCTCCTGATGAAGTGGGCGCAGCTTGCCACCCTCGCCTCGCCGGCCGAGCAGGCCATGCGCCTGCGCCGGCTTGCCGGCCGCCACAAGGGCAGCCTGCCGCTGCCCGTCCTGCTGCGCATCTGGCGCGAGATGATGGCCGCAAAGGCGCCGGCGGGCCGCACCGTCCATGTCTATGCCGCCGACCGTGCCGGTCCGTTCCGCGACCTGGCGCGCGATCTGTTCGGCTCGCTGGTGGCGATGAAGGGCCATCTGTCGGCGACCGCCATCGTGCACGAATGCTCGGGCGATCCCGCCGCCTTCGGAGTCGTGCCGCCGCCCGAAAGCGATGAGAACGCCCGCGCCTGGTGGGCCCAGCTCACCCCGGCCGGACAGGTCGGGCCGCGCGTCGTCGCCACCCTTCCGCTCGCCGGCGCCGAGCAGCCATCCGCCTATGTCATCGGGACGCTGGAGCCGGAGCCCAGCGGCGACGACACCACGCTGGTCCTGCTCGAAGCCAGGGACGGCCTCAGCCTCACCAAGCTCCAGTCGCTGCTGAAGCAGGGTGGGTTCGAAGCGCGCCTGCTGGCCGTCAGCCGCGATTCGGGCAACAGCCCGGTCCGCCATCATCTGCTCGATGTCGCCGGCTTCGTGCAGCCGGGCGATTCGCGCCTCGGCGCGCTGATGGAACAGGGCGGCGAGACCATCCTGCGCACGGCGATCGTCGGCTGCTATGCCAATCCGCTGACCGGAGTTCCCGCGCCATGACGCTCACGCCCCGTCCCGGCATTCTCGACATCGAGCCCTATGTCGGCGGCCGTGCCGGCGTCGACGGCGTGGCGAAGACCTACAAGCTGTCGTCCAACGAATCGGCGCTCGGTGCCAGCCCGAAGGCGATCGAGGCTTTCCGGTCCACGGCAGACGGCCTGGACATCTATCCCGAAGGCAGCGCGAAAATCTTGCGCGAGACCGTCGCGCAGCATTACGGCCTGGACGCCAGCCGCATCGTCTGCGGCAACGGCTCGGACGAGATCCTCACCCTGCTGGCGACGGCCTATCTGCGCCCCGGCGACGAGGTCCTGTTCAGCGAGCACGCCTTCCTCGTCTATCGGATCGCGGCGCTCACCAACAGCGCGACGCCGGTATCGGTGCCGGAGAAGAATCTGACGACCGACGTCGATGCCCTGCTGGCGGCGGTGACGCCGAAGACGCGCCTCGTCTATCTCGCCAATCCGAACAACCCGACCGGCACCTATCTTCCGCATGAGGAGGTGCGCCGCCTGCATGCCGGGCTTTCGCCCGACACGTTGCTCATCATCGATGCCGCCTACGCCGAATATGTCCGCCGCAACGACTACGAGACCGGGATCGAAATGGTCTCGCGCTTCCCCAATGTGGTGATGACACGGACCTTCTCGAAGATCTACGGCCTGGCGGGCCTTCGGGTCGGCTGGTCCTATTGCCCGGCGGACGTGGCCGATGTGCTCAACCGCATCCGCGGCCCGTTCAACGTCTCGGTGCCGGCGCAGCGCGCCGCCGCCGCGGCGATGACCGATGGCGCCCATCTCGAAGCCAATTTCGCGCACAACGAAACCTGGCGTGCCTGGCTGACCGGCGAGATCCGCAAGCTCGGGCTTCGCGTCGACGACAGCGTGGCGAATTTCGTCCTGATTCACTTCGCCGATGCCAAGACCGCGAAGGCTGCCGACGAATTCCTGTCTCGCCGCGGCGTCATCCTGCGCGGCGTCGCGGCATACGGATTGGCCGACTGCCTGCGCCTGACCGTCGGAACGGAAGAGGCCAATCGCGCCGCCGTCGCGGCGCTGGCCGATTTCGCGAAAGCCAGATGACGAAGCCCTTGTTCGACCGCGTCGCCATCCTGGGCTTCGGCCTGCTCGGCTCGTCGGTCGCGCGCGCCATGCGCCGCGGCGGTGCCGCGCACCACATCGTGGCGCATGACCGCAGGGAGCCGCTCGCCGTCGCGCGTCGGCTGAAACTCGCCGACAGTTATGCGGCGACGCCCGCGGCGGCGGTCAAAGGCGCGGACCTCGTGATCCTGGCGACGCCGGTCGGCGCCTATGGCGCGCTCGCCAAGGCGTTCGCCTCCAGCCTGAAGCCGGGCGCCATCGTCAGCGATGTCGGCTCGGTCAAGGGCGCGGTGATCGCCGATGTGGCGCCGCATCTTCCCAAGACCGTCCATTTCGTGCCGGCCCATCCGGTCGCGGGCACCGAGCAGTCGGGGCCTTCCGCCGGCTTCGCCGAATTGTTCGACGGCCGCTGGTGCCTCCTGACGCCGCCCCGGGGCGCCGACAAGCGCGCGGTCCGGGCCGTGCGCGCCTTCTGGGAGCGGCTCGGCAGCAAGGTCGACATGATGGATGCCAAGCATCACGACCTGGTGCTCGCGGTGACCAGCCATGTGCCGCATCTGATCGCCTACAACATCGTCGGCACCGCCGACGACCTGAAAAGCGTCACCGAAGGCGAGGTGATCAAATACTCCGCCGGCGGCTTTCGCGACTTCACGCGCATCGCGGCCTCCGATCCGACGATGTGGCGCGACGTGTTCCTCAACAACAAGGACGCCGTGCTCGAAGTGCTGGGCCGCTTCAGCGAGGATTTGAGCGCGTTGCAGCGCCAGATCCGCTGGGGCGACGGCGACGCGCTGTTCAAGCTCTTCACCCGCACCCGCGCGATCCGGCGCGGCATCGTCGATGCCGGCCAGGACAGCGCTGCGGTGAATTTCGGGCGCACGCCGGCCCCGGTCGCGCCCGCGAAAAAGACGAAGGCGCGAAAGCGCAATCCGTCCTCCCGCTGACTGCGATCTCAGATCTTGGCGCGGGTCGCGCTTGCGGGTCTGTCGGGACGGGCGGTTGCCATCTCGGCGCGCTCGGTCGAAAGGGTGCCGTACAAATCGGCGGCGGCGATGCTCAGGAGCCGTTCGGCCGCCAGGCGCCCGAAGCCGATATCCGGCTCGTGCGGGACCAGCAGGCACACGACGAAGATGCCGAACACGATCCGGAAGATCACGATACGGGCCTCTCTGCAGCGCTCTTTTGGCGGCGCGGATTTCGTTTTTCGCGAAGGCCGAGCGTGTAGATGCGGTCCAGCCAGCGGCCGCGGTCCGCCGGCGAGATCGTATCGACGCTCCCGATATAGGTGGATTGCGCGATGCGCAGGCCCGGCAGCGGCGTCGCGACCTTTCCGGTGCCGGCCCGATAAAGAAGCGCCGGCAGGCTCGTCGTAACGACGACCCGCGCCTCTCGGTCTTCGACCTGCAATTCGCCGGCGCCGAACAGCGACTTTTCCGACGCGCGACGCTCCGCGAAGGCGTCGAACAGGAATTTGAGCGCCGGCGGCGGACCGTCGAACCACATCGGATAGACGACGAAGAGCCGGTCGGCCCACCAGATGCCCTCGAGCATCTGGGCAAGGTCGCCTTGCACGCCGGCTCCCGATTTCCACACTTCAAAGGGCAGCCCCTGCCTTCCGATATCCAGCCGGCGCGTCCGGAAGCCGCTCGTGCGCGCGCCCTTCGCGTAAGCCGCGCACACCGCGGCGCAGAAACGTTCCGGCCGCGGATCGGGATGCCCGTTGACGACCAGAATGCGCTGCGCCGTCGCGGCCGGCAGCATCGATTGCAGGTGGGATAGGAGCGCCAGCATCACGCCGCCATCGTCAAGGCCGCAAGCGCCGGCAGCCGCGGCGCCGGCAGCACCTCGGCGAAGATCACGCGCGTGTCGCCGCCCGGCATGCGGGAAAAGGAAAGCGACACGGCCTGGCCGTCGCCGCGTATGAGCGCGCCCCAATCGTTGTAACGCTCGGGCTCCGCCGACGCCGCGCCCGATGCGACGACGTCCCATATCCCGTCGGGACCCAGGACGGCCGCGCACAGGGCGGCGAGCTCGCGCAGATGCGGATGGGCGCCGATCTCCTCGGCACGCAGCGACCATTGCCGCGCGAAGGCCGGATTGTACTGCCTGAGGCGGCCGTCCGCCCCGACGACGATGGCACCCTCGGTCAGCGAGTCGATCGCCGCGGCCTCGTCGGGCGATGGGGGCTTCGGGGCCGCGTCATCGACGACGGCCAGATGCCGGTTCCGGACGACGCGCCCCTGCGCAGCGTTTGCGGCAAGCGTCGCATCCCGCGACGAAGGCCGGCTGAACGAGCGACTGTCCTGGATGAAGATCGCGACGCTGTCTCCGACGCGCCGGCCGCGAACGGCCATCGGCCGGATGCCGATCGTGCGAACCGAAAGCGCGAACGCGGCCCCGCGCGACATCAGATCGTCGATCGCGGTCGCGAGCTTGACGGCGTCCGGCCCGGCCAGGCAGTGCTTCAGAAGGGCGCTCCCGCCGCCGAAGCTGAGCGGCGCGCGCGCATTGGCCCGCAGCACGACAACGGCTTCGGGGAGCGCGCCGATCAGCGCGTCTCGGAAATGCAGCGCGACCTGCTGGCGGCGAAGCGTCGCCAGCATGCGTTCGCGATGCCGCGACGACCGCATCCGCTCGCCGATCGCCCACGACCCGCAGCCGATGCCGACCGCGATCGACGTGACGACGACCGCCGCGACGGCAAAGGCGCCCCATGGCGTGCAGGCGAATGCCGCGAAATGCCCGGCAAGCAGCGCCGCCAGGCTTTCCAGCGGTGCGAATATCCGTGTCGTGAATTGCGCGAAAGCGTGCATATTTTATCTGCCTGCTGCGGTTGGTATCAACGTGCGCCGGACACCGAGTTCCGGACTCGGACCGGAGAAGCGCGTCGCCGGCGAAAACGTCGGACGACGACGATCCGGTCTGCGGCGACTTCGCCGATGATGACGAGATAGGCGTCCGCGCCGCGCTCTGCTTTCAAAATTCGCGGCCGATTTTCACGCCCGCGACGCAAAGTTTGCCGGCGCGGCGAACATTCGGAGATGGAACTCGCGGATCCGCGAAGCCCGCGAGCGTCCAGGCGCGTCGCCGCACGGTCGATCCGGTCGCCCGACGAATAAAAGCGCGAACGGAAAAAAGATCGCTGCTTTCAGCAAGAGATTCGCAATGGATCGCCGCATGGTGATCTTGCCGGTTTCCGCGAAGCGCGCGGCGCCGGCCAGAAAACCAAGTCCGAATGGAACCAGGCCATGCGCGTACTCGTGATCGACGACAATCCGGCGGCCGCGGAGGATTTGCGCGCGGTTCTGCGGTCCGAGGGCTATGGGAGCTATCTCTGTTCCGTCGGAGAAGAGGCCATCGATCTGGCGCGGCGCTATGAGTATGACGCGATCATCCTTGAGCAGTCGCTGAGCGGCAAGTCGCGCAACGATATCCTGCGCGCGCTGCGGGCGGCCCATGTCGGCACGCCGGTCCTTGTGCTTTCGGGCGACGCGGCGATATCGGCGCGCGTCGCGGCCTTGAGCCTTGGCGCGGATGACTGTCTGGCCAGGCCGTATCATAAGGTCGAACTCATCGCGCGCCTGCGCGCGATCATCCGCCGGTCGCGGGCCCATGCCCAATCGCTCATCACGATCGGCAGTCTGTCGATCGATCTGGAAGCGAAGACGGCCCGGGTTTCCGGCGTCGAAGTTCCGCTGACGACGATGGAATATCAGATGCTGGAGTTCCTGGCGCTTCGCAAGGGCAGGACCTTGAGCAAGAGCACCCTGCTCGAGCATCTCTATGACGGCCGCGACGAGCCCTGCATAACGACGATCAACGTCTTCATCTGCAAGCTCCGCAAGAAGCTGACTCAAGCAAATCCCGGCGAGAGCTACATCCGGACGGTCTGGGCACGCGGCTATCAGCTGTGCGATCCCGCGGCCGCCCGGATCGCGGCCTGACCGAAGCGCCTGACCCGCCGGCTTTGAAGAAAAATCGGGAATTCCTGCGCGCTACAGGATTTTGCAGCCGGAATAAGCACCGCTTAATATCGCTTAACACGCCGCGAATGATCTCTTCCGCAAGCTGCGCCGTTCTCCATCCGGCGGAACGACCGCCATGGATCGCGATGGAGTTTTCGATGTACGCCGTATCGGACGAGCCGCCGATTGCCGCCGTCCAACCTTGCCTGCCGGCCAACAGCAATGCGCGCAAGGCGGATCGGATCGCGGTGGATTTGCTGCGCGTCGGCCTGAAAATGCTGGATACGAACCGCGAGGCCGCGTGCGGTTATATCTTGAGGGCATGCTCGGTTCTCGAGGCGGCGGATGTCGTTCCCGATCCCATCGCAAGACCCGCGCGCGGCGGACTGGCGCCGTGGCAGGTGCAGCGCGTCAAGACCTATGTCGAGGCGAACCTCGAAGGGTCTCTGACGATACCGGAGCTGTCCGCGGTCGCTCGCCTCGGTCCCAGCCACTTCCAGCGCGCCTTCAAGACGCAGTTCGACGTCAGCCCGCACGCCTATGTGGTGCAGCGCCGCATCGAGAAGGCGCAGGAACTCATGCTGACGACGGACAAGCCTCTATGCGAGATCGCGCTTTGCACCGGTTTTTCCGATCAGGCCCATCTTGCGACGCGCTTCCGCCGTCTCGTCGGCACGTCGCCCAGCGTCTGGCGGCGCGAGAGAACGCAACCGTCGGAGCACGAACCGGTTCTTGGACCGTCTTCCGGGCTCTGGATCAGTACAGCGGCTCTTCCGTCGTCGCAGGCTCGCCGCCGACGGTGACGATGCCGCCATGGACGCCGACCACCGCGCCCAGCAGTCCTGCCGGATTGCTGCCCGCCAGCGCCGCGCGGTCCAGCAGGGCCGCCGCGATGCCCGCGTTCTGATTGCCCCGCACGCCGTGCCGGCGCGCATTGTCGAGCAGCGTCTCGATTCCCGCGATCTTGAAATCCAGCAGCCCGTCCGCCGCATGCGTGGGGTCGAGCGCGAGACGGCCCTTGCCCATCGCGCTCAATCCCTTCCAGGAAATCTCCAGGTCGTTCACCGCCAGCGCGCCGTTCGCGGTGCGGAAGGTTTCGAGCGCGCTCACCCAGTCGGTCAGGCCGGCGCGCAGCCCGTCGAACGCCCGCGCCGGCGTGGCGGAGGCGTTGAGCTTCACCGATGCGATGTCCGGGCCGAACAAGGATGTCAGCCGCGGCGAAAGATGCACCTCGTCGGCGGTGACGAAGAGATCGAGCGTGGTGCCGCCGGGCGCGATCCGCGCGTGAAGCTGCACGCGTCCCGCCGTCAGCGCCGGCGAGCCGAAGCCCACAAGGTCGAGATCGACGCGCGACAGCCCGCGCGCCCCCGCGATCGTGCTGGCGTGCAGATCGCCGACCGCGAACGGCATCTCGTGCGGTTTGCCGGCAAGATCGCGCCAGCGCAGCGCCTGGCGCCCCGCCGCCTCATAGATGAACTGCTCGCGGCCATAGGTCAGGCCGTGCATCGCGAATTTTTCGCTTCTCCAGGACGAAGGCCCATGCGGCGTCGTCGCCGTCACGCTGAGATCCTGGAACACGACGTCGAGGTTGAACGGAAAGCCGCTGACGCTTTTCGACGCGAAGGCGAGCGTCACGCCCGGCATCGCCTCATGGCCGTTCATCGCGTCCAGCCGCGACGAAAGGGCGCTCGCCGCGATCCACCAATAGATGCCGGTCCCGCCCGCCAGGGCGAGGAACAGCGCCAGCGGCGCATAGAGGAAGAACCGGCTGGAATATTTCATCGGGCGCGAACCTGGTGTCCTGAGCTGGAAATTCCTGCATTCAAATAAGGTGTCATGGCCCGCGAATGCGGGCTACCCAGGTGACATCTGCTCCGACCGTGCAGGTTTCACCTGGGTCCGCCGCACGTTACCCTGAGCGACGCCGCAGGCGGCGTCGAAGGGCGCGGCGGATGACAGTGAAGGGCGCAGAATTCCGACGTGGGACACTAGACGGTTTTGAGCGCGCTGGCCGGGAACAGGATGTCGCGTACCTCGCCGAGCCGGGCCTGGCGCGCCAGCTCGCGTTCGAGCTTGCTCCGCCGGGCCTTGCTCAGCGTCAGGCGCGGCTCCATCCACAGCGCCTTGACCGCCAGCGCGTCCTTCGCCCGCTCTGCCTTCATGTCGATCCGCCCGACGAAGCGGTCGCCTTCCAGCAGCGGGAAGACATAGTAGCCGTATGACCGCTTGTGCCCGGGCACGAAGACCTCGAGCCGGTAGTCGAAGCCGAAGATGCGCTCCACCCGGGCCCGGTCGCGCAGCACCGGATCGAAGGGCGACAGCACCCGCAGCCGCGAGGTCGGCGCCGGCAAGTGCGCCATCTGCGCCTCGATGTCGGGCCGCGCCACGGCCTGAAAGCCGCGCAGGCCCGGCGCGCCTTCCAGCGTCACGTCGATCAGCCGGCCCTTCTTCTTTTCGGCCTCGATCCATTTGGCCGCCTCGGGAATGGAGGCATGGCCCCAGAAATCCGCGATCATCCGCGCCGTGCCGGCGCCCAGCCGGTCGAGCGCCGCGTTGTGCGCCCAATC from Rhizomicrobium sp. carries:
- a CDS encoding response regulator transcription factor translates to MRVLVIDDNPAAAEDLRAVLRSEGYGSYLCSVGEEAIDLARRYEYDAIILEQSLSGKSRNDILRALRAAHVGTPVLVLSGDAAISARVAALSLGADDCLARPYHKVELIARLRAIIRRSRAHAQSLITIGSLSIDLEAKTARVSGVEVPLTTMEYQMLEFLALRKGRTLSKSTLLEHLYDGRDEPCITTINVFICKLRKKLTQANPGESYIRTVWARGYQLCDPAAARIAA
- a CDS encoding DUF2125 domain-containing protein: MKYSSRFFLYAPLALFLALAGGTGIYWWIAASALSSRLDAMNGHEAMPGVTLAFASKSVSGFPFNLDVVFQDLSVTATTPHGPSSWRSEKFAMHGLTYGREQFIYEAAGRQALRWRDLAGKPHEMPFAVGDLHASTIAGARGLSRVDLDLVGFGSPALTAGRVQLHARIAPGGTTLDLFVTADEVHLSPRLTSLFGPDIASVKLNASATPARAFDGLRAGLTDWVSALETFRTANGALAVNDLEISWKGLSAMGKGRLALDPTHAADGLLDFKIAGIETLLDNARRHGVRGNQNAGIAAALLDRAALAGSNPAGLLGAVVGVHGGIVTVGGEPATTEEPLY
- a CDS encoding prephenate/arogenate dehydrogenase family protein, encoding MTKPLFDRVAILGFGLLGSSVARAMRRGGAAHHIVAHDRREPLAVARRLKLADSYAATPAAAVKGADLVILATPVGAYGALAKAFASSLKPGAIVSDVGSVKGAVIADVAPHLPKTVHFVPAHPVAGTEQSGPSAGFAELFDGRWCLLTPPRGADKRAVRAVRAFWERLGSKVDMMDAKHHDLVLAVTSHVPHLIAYNIVGTADDLKSVTEGEVIKYSAGGFRDFTRIAASDPTMWRDVFLNNKDAVLEVLGRFSEDLSALQRQIRWGDGDALFKLFTRTRAIRRGIVDAGQDSAAVNFGRTPAPVAPAKKTKARKRNPSSR
- a CDS encoding AraC family transcriptional regulator is translated as MYAVSDEPPIAAVQPCLPANSNARKADRIAVDLLRVGLKMLDTNREAACGYILRACSVLEAADVVPDPIARPARGGLAPWQVQRVKTYVEANLEGSLTIPELSAVARLGPSHFQRAFKTQFDVSPHAYVVQRRIEKAQELMLTTDKPLCEIALCTGFSDQAHLATRFRRLVGTSPSVWRRERTQPSEHEPVLGPSSGLWISTAALPSSQARRRR
- a CDS encoding NAD(P)H-dependent oxidoreductase; this encodes MLALLSHLQSMLPAATAQRILVVNGHPDPRPERFCAAVCAAYAKGARTSGFRTRRLDIGRQGLPFEVWKSGAGVQGDLAQMLEGIWWADRLFVVYPMWFDGPPPALKFLFDAFAERRASEKSLFGAGELQVEDREARVVVTTSLPALLYRAGTGKVATPLPGLRIAQSTYIGSVDTISPADRGRWLDRIYTLGLREKRNPRRQKSAAERPVS